One window from the genome of Diabrotica virgifera virgifera chromosome 6, PGI_DIABVI_V3a encodes:
- the LOC114336491 gene encoding myb-like protein X: MNLNLFQELKEDKSDGYLTVDDQRPEEKERNGKDGEFKFPRRGKKKDKKDKTKKSEEKKEDKENPQVEAMEEEVPDEASRGTTKRARTANEASDEENNCKEELLKELAAQKELIRQLFEATKTREAQYEVRLVKNDEEIDQQRAEIAELKKEILEMKDVMVKSQKQVVDRLVVLMEARS; encoded by the coding sequence ATGAATCTTAACCTGTTTCAGGAGCTGAAAGAAGATAAATCCGACGGTTACTTAACCGTAGATGACCAGCGTCCAGAAGAAAAGGAAAGAAACGGAAAAGACGGGGAATTTAAATTCCCTAGACGAGGGAAGAAGAAGGATAAGAAAGATAAGACAAAGAAATCAGAGGAAAAGAAGGAAGACAAGGAAAATCCACAAGTAGAGGCCATGGAGGAAGAAGTCCCCGACGAGGCAAGCAGAGGTACCACCAAAAGGGCTAGGACAGCAAATGAAGCGAGTGACGAAGAAAACAACTGCAAAGAAGAGCTCCTAAAAGAGCTAGCAGCCCAAAAAGAACTAATAAGACAGCTGTTCGAAGCCACCAAAACCAGAGAGGCCCAGTACGAGGTACGGCTGGTGAAAAATGATGAAGAGATAGACCAGCAGAGGGCCGAAATAGCGGAGCTGAAGAAAGAAATATTGGAGATGAAAGACGTGATGGTCAAGTCACAAAAGCAGGTGGTGGACCGGTTAGTCGTGCTGATGGAAGCCCGAAGCTAG